One part of the Pandoraea faecigallinarum genome encodes these proteins:
- a CDS encoding EamA family transporter: MLRSWQLFALGSAFFAALTAIFGKLGVTQVNSNMATLIRTVIIFGVTLAIVGMRGEWQRPTSLSANTWVFLVLSGIATGLSWLCYFRALQLGPVSGVAPLDKLSVAMAMLIGWVVLGEPFSLKEALGGALILAGALVLVL; encoded by the coding sequence ATGCTGCGTAGCTGGCAACTGTTTGCGCTGGGCTCGGCGTTCTTCGCGGCGCTCACGGCGATTTTCGGCAAGCTCGGGGTGACGCAGGTCAATTCGAACATGGCCACGCTGATTCGCACCGTCATTATTTTCGGCGTCACGCTGGCAATCGTCGGCATGCGCGGCGAATGGCAGCGGCCCACCAGCCTGAGCGCCAACACGTGGGTATTCCTGGTCTTGTCGGGTATCGCAACGGGATTGTCGTGGCTATGCTATTTCCGGGCGCTGCAATTGGGACCGGTGTCGGGCGTCGCACCGCTCGACAAGTTGAGCGTGGCCATGGCGATGCTGATCGGCTGGGTGGTGCTGGGTGAACCGTTCTCGCTGAAGGAGGCGTTGGGCGGGGCGTTGATTCTCGCAGGAGCGTTGGTGCTGGTGTTATGA
- a CDS encoding NAD(P)/FAD-dependent oxidoreductase: MSSDVSATPTPATESSADIVIMGAGAAGISVAASLRRRRPSLSITIVDPADTHYYQPAWTLVGAGEFDAARTARPMSSVIPEGVNWIPAAITAFAPEHQQVLLSDGRRLAYRFLVVAPGLQLNWEAIDGLSETLGRNGVTSNYRFDLAPYTWSLVREFKGGNALFTQPPMPIKCAGAPQKAMYLSADTWRQSGVLDKTKIEFHLVAPALFGVKDYVPALMEYVQRYRISLNHLSHLRAVDGERRVARFEIFDADGQSQFVDRPFDLLHVVPPQSAPDVLRASPLADAAGWCEVDHKTLRHVRYADVFGLGDAISAPNAKTAAAARKQAVVVAENLLATMDGRPLPLHYDGYGACPLTVEHGKIVLAEFGYGGKLLPTFPIDGTRANRFAWILKKYVLPKVYWDFMLKGREWFARPR, from the coding sequence ATGTCCAGCGATGTATCCGCGACGCCAACACCCGCGACGGAAAGCAGCGCCGACATCGTCATCATGGGCGCAGGTGCCGCAGGCATTTCGGTTGCCGCCAGCCTGCGCCGCCGCCGTCCGTCGCTCTCGATCACGATCGTGGATCCGGCGGATACGCACTACTACCAGCCCGCGTGGACGCTCGTGGGCGCCGGAGAATTCGATGCGGCGCGCACGGCACGCCCAATGTCGAGCGTCATTCCCGAAGGCGTGAACTGGATCCCGGCAGCGATCACGGCGTTCGCGCCCGAGCACCAACAAGTGCTTCTCTCCGATGGTCGCCGTCTCGCGTATCGTTTCCTCGTCGTCGCGCCCGGCCTGCAACTGAATTGGGAAGCCATCGATGGCCTGAGCGAAACGCTCGGCCGCAACGGTGTCACCTCCAACTATCGCTTCGATCTCGCACCCTACACGTGGTCGCTGGTGCGCGAATTCAAAGGCGGCAATGCGCTCTTCACGCAACCGCCAATGCCCATCAAATGCGCGGGCGCACCGCAAAAAGCCATGTATCTGTCGGCAGATACGTGGCGTCAGAGCGGCGTGCTCGACAAGACGAAGATCGAGTTTCATCTCGTGGCACCGGCGCTCTTCGGCGTAAAAGATTACGTGCCTGCGCTCATGGAATACGTGCAGCGTTATCGCATCTCGCTGAATCACCTCTCGCATTTGCGCGCGGTGGACGGCGAGCGACGCGTGGCGCGCTTCGAGATTTTCGACGCCGACGGGCAATCGCAATTTGTCGACAGGCCGTTCGATCTGCTGCACGTCGTACCGCCGCAAAGTGCCCCGGACGTCTTGCGTGCCAGCCCGCTGGCCGATGCCGCCGGCTGGTGCGAAGTCGATCACAAGACGCTGCGTCACGTGCGCTACGCCGACGTGTTCGGTCTCGGCGACGCGATCTCCGCACCGAACGCGAAGACCGCGGCGGCGGCGCGCAAACAAGCCGTCGTCGTGGCGGAAAACCTGCTCGCGACAATGGACGGCCGCCCCCTTCCATTGCATTACGACGGCTACGGCGCGTGTCCGCTCACGGTCGAGCACGGCAAGATCGTGCTCGCGGAATTCGGCTATGGAGGGAAACTTCTCCCTACATTCCCCATCGACGGCACGCGCGCGAATCGCTTTGCGTGGATTCTGAAAAAGTACGTGCTGCCAAAGGTTTATTGGGACTTCATGCTCAAAGGCCGCGAATGGTTTGCGCGTCCGCGCTGA
- a CDS encoding Cd(II)/Pb(II)-responsive transcriptional regulator, which produces MKIGELARAAGTDVETVRYYERAGLLPAPPRTDAGYRSYGNEHLEALRFIRHCRSLDMPLADARRLSELAHDHNVTCEDANQLIEAHLARVHTRIHELQALEQQLLHLQAQCRSRHETSDCGILRALLQGAHGEACACHSEADPIELACDHDHLHT; this is translated from the coding sequence ATGAAAATCGGAGAACTGGCCCGCGCGGCGGGTACCGATGTTGAAACCGTTCGTTATTACGAGCGGGCGGGTTTGCTGCCTGCCCCGCCCCGAACCGACGCGGGCTATCGCAGCTACGGTAACGAGCATCTGGAAGCGCTGCGCTTCATCCGGCACTGCCGCTCGCTCGACATGCCGCTTGCCGATGCCAGGCGACTCAGTGAACTCGCGCACGATCACAACGTGACTTGCGAAGACGCGAATCAACTCATCGAGGCACATCTCGCTCGCGTTCACACACGCATTCATGAATTGCAGGCGTTGGAGCAGCAACTGCTGCATTTGCAGGCGCAGTGCCGCAGTCGTCACGAGACGAGCGACTGCGGCATTCTGCGTGCCCTGCTGCAGGGCGCTCACGGCGAAGCCTGCGCCTGCCACAGCGAAGCCGATCCGATCGAGCTCGCGTGCGACCACGATCATCTGCATACATGA
- a CDS encoding putative bifunctional diguanylate cyclase/phosphodiesterase, protein MNDTNALRRQVVLADLLLDRQRLLRALSLELRTPSPPNSHSALVVLHVGRGQRKATSQPAISDADLLATVAFRVGSRIRRRDLIGRVSDQQIAILLRDLGSREAAVQVTRRFIRAGESPVPCGNGLLYPIVSAGITHLPQVPVWPATLLEHTSDVADQAIRESASRFLVTEAPAAPTEGIAPPDDAGNEHYWRSAIGRALSDSEFRLHYQPQIDMRTHRLTGLEALIRWQRDDELIMPGEFIPAAERCDVIGPIGDWTLHEACRQLDKWHTDGEEYPRVAVNLSAQQMRVQTLETVRYALKHHRVPPDKLEIEITESSLISHLDEAATLMNELVAMGVRLSLDDFGTGYSSFVRLKRWPFGTVKIDYQFVAGVLLGGYDTELIRAIIAIARKLEIETVAEGVETSAQRDALASLGCHAWHGVSLHASLTARAHRDVHSRLARAPVNASATAFAVGQRYSQPPPCRLRFRSRPGRSHLRAHRLGGSALCRRSTGGESGRTSAL, encoded by the coding sequence ATGAACGATACAAACGCGCTGCGACGCCAAGTCGTCCTCGCCGATCTGTTGCTGGATCGCCAGCGGCTATTGCGCGCCCTGAGCCTTGAGTTGCGCACGCCGAGCCCACCCAACAGTCACAGCGCGCTGGTCGTGCTGCACGTGGGCCGCGGTCAACGCAAGGCGACCAGCCAGCCCGCGATTTCCGACGCCGATCTGCTCGCGACCGTCGCGTTTCGGGTCGGCTCGCGCATTCGCCGCCGCGACCTCATCGGTCGCGTCTCGGACCAGCAGATTGCCATCCTGCTGCGCGATCTCGGCAGCCGCGAGGCCGCCGTGCAGGTCACGCGCCGCTTCATCCGTGCGGGTGAATCGCCCGTGCCGTGCGGTAACGGCCTGCTTTACCCGATCGTATCGGCCGGGATAACGCATTTGCCGCAGGTCCCGGTGTGGCCTGCCACGCTGCTCGAACACACGTCGGACGTGGCCGATCAGGCCATCCGCGAGAGCGCCTCGCGATTTCTGGTCACCGAAGCCCCGGCCGCGCCGACCGAGGGCATCGCCCCGCCGGACGATGCCGGCAACGAGCACTACTGGCGTAGCGCCATCGGACGCGCCCTGTCGGATTCCGAGTTCCGTCTGCACTACCAGCCGCAGATCGACATGCGCACCCACCGCCTGACAGGTCTCGAAGCGCTCATTCGCTGGCAGCGCGACGACGAACTGATCATGCCCGGCGAGTTCATTCCTGCGGCCGAGCGCTGTGACGTCATCGGGCCCATCGGCGACTGGACGTTGCACGAAGCCTGCCGCCAACTCGACAAGTGGCATACGGACGGCGAGGAATATCCGCGCGTCGCCGTCAACCTGTCCGCGCAACAAATGCGCGTGCAGACGCTGGAGACGGTGCGCTACGCCCTGAAGCACCACCGCGTGCCGCCTGACAAGCTCGAAATCGAGATTACCGAGTCGTCGCTGATATCGCACCTCGACGAAGCCGCGACACTGATGAACGAACTGGTCGCGATGGGCGTTCGTCTGTCGCTCGACGACTTCGGCACCGGCTATTCCAGCTTCGTTCGCCTCAAACGCTGGCCGTTCGGTACCGTCAAGATCGACTACCAGTTCGTCGCGGGCGTTCTGCTCGGCGGCTACGACACCGAACTGATTCGCGCGATCATCGCCATAGCCCGCAAGCTCGAAATCGAGACGGTGGCCGAAGGCGTGGAGACCAGTGCCCAGCGAGACGCCCTCGCCTCACTGGGCTGTCATGCCTGGCATGGGGTATCATTGCACGCGTCCCTTACCGCCCGGGCACATCGAGACGTTCATTCGAGACTGGCACGGGCGCCTGTAAACGCGTCAGCAACCGCCTTCGCCGTTGGTCAACGCTATTCTCAACCGCCACCGTGCCGCCTCCGCTTTCGTTCGCGGCCTGGCCGTTCTCATCTGCGTGCTCATCGCCTGGGCGGTAGCGCGCTTTGCCGCCGATCAACTGGTGGCGAATCGGGCCGCACGTCTGCTCTATGA
- a CDS encoding HU family DNA-binding protein: protein MNKQELIDAVAVQTGASKAQTGETIDTLIEVIKKAVAKGDAVQLIGFGSFGSGKRAARTGRNPKTGEAIKIPAAKTVKFTAGKAFKDAVNKK, encoded by the coding sequence ATGAACAAACAGGAACTGATCGACGCCGTCGCCGTCCAAACGGGTGCAAGCAAGGCTCAGACCGGCGAGACCATCGACACGCTGATCGAAGTCATCAAGAAGGCTGTCGCGAAGGGTGATGCAGTCCAGTTGATCGGCTTCGGCTCGTTCGGTTCGGGCAAGCGTGCTGCGCGTACCGGCCGCAACCCGAAGACCGGCGAAGCGATCAAGATCCCGGCAGCCAAGACCGTGAAGTTCACGGCTGGCAAGGCGTTCAAGGACGCCGTGAACAAGAAGTAA
- a CDS encoding CHAD domain-containing protein, whose translation MLRNMIRAPMAAIAASPESSDALHASGDIGAEDVPSPRASRMRRMQPARLLVMLAAAPLAQWPTLPQTSEGPDRTEDISPEAVHQLRIATRRLRALVDVFSPWLKPRWHRRLKEELRWLGQSMGPARDADVLSGETLPALRLEYPDVDWIAIEAQVSRLRSDARAQAAQALTSERQHALHAMLLDAFGVGSDGRADVRAASALRRPSHTPGKRPHALAKHAHNMLRERYIALFPNCRQLAMLDTEQLHALRVKIKHARYTAEALTPWMRKSVRAPYQDALRAAQTLLGHLNDAVVAQRMLEEAPIAAQQRDMLSGRLDTIIVNATSRAAHVLCQLPDAHALERGMRGG comes from the coding sequence ATGTTGCGCAACATGATCCGCGCGCCGATGGCGGCTATCGCCGCTTCCCCCGAGTCGTCAGACGCCCTCCACGCCAGCGGCGACATTGGTGCCGAGGACGTTCCGTCACCCCGCGCCTCGCGGATGCGCCGAATGCAGCCTGCGCGTCTGCTCGTCATGCTTGCCGCAGCGCCACTGGCGCAATGGCCAACGTTGCCACAGACCTCCGAAGGCCCCGATCGCACCGAGGACATTTCGCCGGAAGCCGTACACCAGTTGCGCATCGCGACGCGACGTCTTCGCGCGCTGGTCGACGTCTTTTCGCCTTGGCTGAAGCCCCGCTGGCATCGTCGCCTCAAGGAGGAATTGCGTTGGCTCGGTCAGTCGATGGGGCCGGCGCGCGATGCCGATGTTCTGAGCGGCGAAACGCTGCCCGCCTTGCGGCTCGAATATCCCGACGTGGACTGGATCGCGATCGAGGCCCAAGTCTCCCGGCTTCGCAGCGACGCCCGTGCACAAGCGGCGCAGGCGTTGACGAGCGAGCGTCAGCACGCGCTGCATGCGATGTTGCTGGACGCCTTCGGCGTGGGAAGCGATGGCCGTGCCGATGTGCGGGCCGCGAGCGCATTGCGACGCCCGTCGCATACCCCAGGGAAACGACCTCATGCGCTCGCCAAACATGCACATAACATGCTGCGCGAACGCTACATCGCGCTATTTCCCAATTGCCGCCAACTCGCGATGCTCGATACCGAGCAGTTGCACGCGTTGCGAGTGAAGATCAAACATGCGCGTTACACCGCCGAAGCCCTGACACCCTGGATGCGCAAATCGGTCCGTGCACCCTATCAGGATGCCTTGCGCGCCGCGCAGACGCTGCTGGGGCATCTCAACGATGCGGTGGTCGCCCAGCGGATGCTGGAAGAGGCACCCATCGCCGCGCAACAGCGCGACATGCTGAGTGGCCGGCTCGATACGATCATCGTCAACGCAACGAGCCGTGCCGCACACGTACTGTGTCAATTGCCCGACGCGCATGCCCTTGAGCGGGGTATGCGCGGGGGCTGA
- a CDS encoding sensor domain-containing diguanylate cyclase, with protein sequence MLIAWAVARFAADQLVANRAARLLYEERSIATRLAHGTVHTVNQDLILIRGIPRVLAQIEQIQNAAATIAAHPLTEVPHDKVRELLLANPVLKPVNELLRSAQLYFGADLVWLGTPDGVTIASSDANASNPLIGDQYGDRAYFNTAVLGGAGQQYVTGRKTGLPGIYFTAPVYQNGTLVGVVVVKLGIRRLSHWADSGASFITDTNGVIVLANDPTFTGLAVPGAAVFNLSRAERHHLYQQEDFTVVPIENYDLAPGTPDFLQLQPDDDESTHRARLVRVRPDNQPYLLEAEASSDGEMVIYTMSEAPTLGSLSIERRRYAALVFALLLSSAGVVYLLIRYVRREKLHLSDTLAKNAALEHEVKYDALTGALSRAHFLKRLRTEVTQAQAADMPTCVILVDLDHFKHINDTWGHALGDTVLATFVRLCHDSLREDDICGRLGGEEFAIILSGATEARAFDAAERLREAVRAARIDVDGRSLKFTISAGVAQWHAGDDDNAWLQRADAALYLAKSRGRDRCARESDLRVLTRGGT encoded by the coding sequence GTGCTCATCGCCTGGGCGGTAGCGCGCTTTGCCGCCGATCAACTGGTGGCGAATCGGGCCGCACGTCTGCTCTATGAAGAGCGCAGCATTGCGACCCGGCTCGCGCATGGCACGGTGCACACCGTCAATCAGGACCTGATCCTCATTCGCGGGATTCCGCGCGTGCTCGCGCAAATCGAGCAAATCCAGAATGCGGCGGCCACCATCGCCGCACATCCCCTCACCGAGGTGCCGCACGACAAGGTGCGCGAATTGCTGCTCGCCAACCCTGTGCTCAAGCCCGTGAACGAGTTGCTGCGCTCCGCACAGCTTTACTTCGGTGCGGACCTTGTGTGGCTCGGCACTCCCGATGGCGTCACCATCGCGTCGAGCGACGCCAACGCGTCGAACCCGCTCATTGGCGATCAATATGGCGACCGTGCCTATTTCAATACCGCGGTGCTTGGCGGCGCCGGCCAGCAGTACGTGACCGGCCGGAAAACCGGGCTACCGGGCATCTACTTCACCGCGCCCGTCTATCAGAACGGTACGCTCGTTGGCGTCGTCGTCGTCAAGCTTGGCATTCGACGGTTGTCGCACTGGGCCGACAGCGGCGCCTCGTTCATCACGGATACCAACGGCGTCATCGTGCTGGCCAATGACCCAACGTTCACGGGCCTTGCCGTGCCCGGCGCCGCCGTGTTCAATCTCTCGCGCGCCGAGCGCCACCACCTTTATCAACAGGAAGATTTCACGGTCGTGCCGATCGAAAACTACGATCTCGCCCCCGGCACTCCCGACTTCCTGCAGCTCCAGCCGGACGATGACGAAAGCACACATCGGGCGCGACTGGTGCGCGTGCGCCCCGACAATCAGCCGTATCTGCTGGAGGCCGAAGCGTCGTCGGACGGCGAAATGGTGATCTACACCATGAGCGAAGCACCGACACTGGGCAGCCTGTCCATCGAACGGCGTCGCTACGCCGCGCTCGTTTTCGCGCTACTGCTGAGTTCGGCAGGCGTGGTGTACCTGCTGATTCGCTATGTGCGCCGCGAGAAACTCCACCTGTCCGACACGCTTGCCAAAAACGCCGCTCTCGAGCATGAGGTCAAATACGACGCCCTCACGGGCGCCCTGTCGCGAGCTCACTTCCTCAAGCGCCTGCGTACCGAGGTCACGCAGGCGCAGGCCGCCGACATGCCGACATGCGTCATCCTCGTCGACCTCGACCATTTCAAGCACATCAACGACACCTGGGGCCATGCGCTGGGCGATACGGTATTGGCCACGTTCGTGCGTCTTTGTCACGATTCGTTACGCGAAGATGACATTTGCGGTCGTTTGGGCGGCGAAGAATTCGCTATTATCCTGAGTGGCGCTACCGAGGCACGGGCCTTTGACGCCGCCGAACGCTTGCGCGAGGCGGTTCGCGCAGCGCGCATCGATGTCGACGGCCGTTCGCTAAAGTTCACGATAAGTGCCGGCGTGGCCCAATGGCATGCGGGAGACGACGACAATGCGTGGCTGCAACGCGCCGACGCAGCGCTGTACCTGGCCAAATCTCGCGGACGCGATCGCTGCGCCCGCGAATCCGACCTCCGGGTGCTTACCCGGGGCGGGACGTAA
- a CDS encoding heavy metal translocating P-type ATPase, whose protein sequence is MSNPSDSARLAGSTTADRNAPIRGHAPDQPHCHDHGHRHDHAHSAQRPHSLDHDAAPVRSHGRAACCAGAASVAPPAPVPDTGAPQARFRIDQMDCPTEERLIRDQLERRPGVDALYFNLLKRELTVVFDKRASVSDVNRQSEAAAETLRKLGMTPVPLSDDAPGAAPPPPSGKGDVARLAAGGMLAAASEAAVWSGVPEHSPWIGAIVVAAILACGLPTLKKGWIALRHFTLNIHFLMSLAVIGAMFIGQWPEAAMVIVLFALSEKLEAASLTRARRAVEALMRLAPDQASVERPDGSWADVPAASLAVGSRVRARPGERIAIDGIIEQGNSALNQASITGESVPVDKSVGDEVYAGSINESGLIVYRTSVAPGDTTLARIVRIVETAQQQRSPTQRFVDKFSRVYTPVVVLCALLVALVPPLAFGLAWSPWIYKALVMLVIACPCALVISTPVTVVSGLTAAARAGILIKGGAFLESGRLIRAVALDKTGTLTRGEPRLTDVVPLGEPSRDAVLTLAAALDAQTTHPIARAVVEGHAQSGLGPLPSVTDFEALAGRGVKGRVGQTLYYLGNHRLIESLGVCNATVEAELTRLEAQARTAIVLASETQALAVLAVADTLREESREAIARLAKMGVRTVMLTGDNRATAQVIGEQAGVTDVHAEMLPEDKWQAVSSLRKQYDHVGMVGDGINDAPALAAADVGFAMGVTGTDSALETADVTLMDDDLRKLPAFLALSRRSATVLKQNIAVALAIKAVFFGLAVVGMASLWMAVFADVGASLLVIANGMRLLRTKVV, encoded by the coding sequence ATGTCCAATCCCTCGGATTCGGCTCGTCTGGCCGGCTCGACGACGGCGGATCGCAACGCGCCCATTCGCGGGCACGCCCCGGATCAGCCGCATTGCCACGATCATGGGCACCGGCACGACCACGCACATTCTGCACAGCGCCCGCATTCGCTCGATCACGACGCGGCTCCCGTCCGGTCGCATGGGCGTGCCGCCTGCTGTGCCGGCGCGGCGAGCGTCGCGCCGCCCGCACCGGTGCCCGATACCGGCGCGCCGCAAGCGCGTTTTCGCATCGATCAGATGGATTGTCCGACGGAAGAGCGTCTGATTCGGGATCAACTCGAACGTCGGCCAGGTGTCGACGCGCTGTATTTCAACCTGCTCAAGCGCGAGCTGACGGTCGTGTTCGACAAGCGCGCCTCGGTGTCCGACGTGAATCGTCAAAGCGAGGCGGCCGCCGAAACCTTGCGCAAATTGGGCATGACCCCCGTGCCGCTGTCCGACGATGCACCGGGCGCCGCGCCGCCGCCCCCGAGCGGCAAGGGCGACGTGGCACGCCTGGCGGCGGGTGGGATGCTGGCTGCCGCCAGTGAGGCGGCCGTGTGGTCCGGGGTGCCCGAGCACAGCCCGTGGATCGGTGCGATCGTCGTCGCCGCCATATTGGCCTGCGGTCTGCCGACCTTGAAGAAGGGCTGGATCGCGCTGCGCCACTTTACGCTCAACATTCACTTCCTGATGTCGCTCGCCGTGATCGGCGCGATGTTCATCGGCCAATGGCCCGAAGCCGCCATGGTCATTGTGCTGTTCGCATTGTCCGAAAAGCTGGAAGCGGCATCGTTGACGCGCGCGCGACGGGCGGTCGAGGCGTTGATGCGCCTTGCACCGGATCAGGCGTCCGTCGAGCGGCCGGACGGCAGTTGGGCGGACGTGCCTGCCGCGTCGCTTGCCGTGGGCTCGCGAGTGCGCGCACGGCCGGGCGAGCGGATCGCCATCGACGGTATCATCGAACAAGGCAATTCCGCGCTGAATCAGGCGTCGATCACGGGCGAAAGCGTGCCCGTCGACAAGTCGGTCGGTGATGAAGTGTACGCGGGCAGCATCAATGAAAGCGGCCTGATCGTGTATCGCACGAGCGTTGCGCCGGGCGATACGACACTGGCCCGCATCGTGCGCATTGTCGAGACGGCGCAGCAGCAGCGCTCGCCCACACAGCGTTTCGTCGACAAGTTTTCTCGCGTCTACACGCCGGTCGTCGTGCTGTGCGCATTGCTGGTCGCGCTCGTGCCGCCGCTGGCATTCGGCCTGGCCTGGTCGCCCTGGATCTACAAGGCGCTTGTCATGCTGGTGATTGCATGTCCGTGTGCGCTGGTCATTTCCACGCCGGTCACCGTCGTGAGCGGACTGACCGCTGCCGCGCGCGCGGGCATTCTCATCAAGGGCGGTGCATTCCTGGAGAGCGGCCGTCTGATTCGGGCAGTGGCGCTGGACAAGACCGGGACGCTCACGCGAGGCGAGCCGCGTCTGACCGACGTCGTGCCGTTGGGGGAACCGTCGCGCGATGCGGTGCTCACACTCGCCGCCGCGCTCGACGCGCAGACGACGCATCCCATCGCACGGGCCGTCGTCGAGGGGCATGCACAGTCAGGTCTCGGTCCGTTGCCGTCCGTCACCGATTTCGAAGCGCTTGCGGGCAGAGGCGTCAAGGGGCGCGTCGGCCAGACGCTGTATTACCTTGGCAACCACCGTCTGATCGAGTCGCTCGGCGTGTGCAATGCGACGGTCGAAGCCGAACTGACGCGACTCGAAGCGCAGGCCCGTACGGCGATCGTCCTGGCGAGCGAAACGCAGGCGTTGGCCGTGCTCGCTGTAGCGGACACGCTGCGAGAGGAAAGCCGCGAAGCCATCGCGCGACTCGCGAAAATGGGCGTTCGCACGGTCATGCTGACTGGCGACAACCGAGCGACGGCGCAGGTCATCGGTGAGCAGGCCGGGGTCACCGACGTGCACGCCGAGATGTTGCCGGAGGACAAGTGGCAAGCCGTGTCGTCCTTGCGCAAGCAATACGATCATGTGGGGATGGTGGGCGACGGCATCAACGACGCGCCGGCACTGGCCGCCGCCGACGTTGGCTTTGCCATGGGCGTGACCGGTACCGACAGTGCGCTTGAGACCGCCGACGTCACGCTGATGGACGACGATCTGCGCAAATTGCCCGCATTCCTGGCGCTCTCGAGACGTTCCGCGACAGTACTCAAGCAGAACATTGCCGTCGCACTGGCCATCAAGGCGGTGTTCTTCGGACTGGCCGTCGTGGGGATGGCGTCGCTGTGGATGGCAGTGTTTGCGGACGTAGGCGCCAGCCTGCTGGTGATTGCCAACGGCATGCGCCTGCTTCGTACGAAAGTGGTCTGA
- a CDS encoding phospholipase A: protein MPKTNLATFAPSPLRAIQFGAAALCLALSGAARADLSLLQPPRALSGGAPLQLNLLVTQDSPGRKTIKLPDAIVVRISNDDFKPTLLHLKREAVAPAQVTLANGQFRRISYSAVLPTELRGTVRIEPVDWDASTTTIVLDRAAPAEPMVAAAPLPAQGGVSGGTTGSTAGAPGATALAAAPASGVGAAASPDAIAPTSDAEFARISSHEPMYIAFGKNGDTNARFQLSFKFHILKPDNPASKSFLDNLYFGYTQLSIWDLEAESAPFRDSNYRPSLFYYIPDTGVRAGWFSSLGVAAGIEHESNGKAGDDSRSINTVFVKPILTFGNPSEYHWTVAPKLYAYVEKKDNPDIQNYRGYMDLLVLWGKPNGWQVGATFRKGMKRNYGSVDVQVTYPLGKLIPGTGGYIWLGYFTGYGEDMLDYNRHSPSQVRIGYSVFRW, encoded by the coding sequence ATGCCCAAGACGAATCTCGCGACATTCGCCCCATCGCCGCTTCGCGCTATCCAGTTCGGCGCGGCCGCCCTGTGCCTGGCCCTGAGCGGTGCTGCGCGCGCCGATCTCTCGCTCCTGCAACCGCCGCGTGCGCTGAGCGGCGGCGCACCGTTGCAACTGAACCTTCTGGTCACGCAGGACTCGCCGGGGCGCAAAACGATCAAGCTGCCGGATGCAATCGTCGTTCGCATTTCCAACGACGACTTCAAGCCCACGCTGCTGCACCTCAAGCGAGAAGCGGTGGCGCCCGCGCAGGTGACGCTCGCCAACGGCCAGTTCCGCCGGATCTCCTATTCCGCAGTACTACCAACGGAACTGCGGGGCACCGTCCGCATCGAGCCCGTCGACTGGGATGCCTCGACCACAACCATCGTCCTCGATCGTGCCGCCCCCGCCGAGCCGATGGTCGCCGCCGCCCCGCTGCCCGCACAAGGTGGGGTAAGCGGCGGGACGACCGGCAGCACAGCCGGGGCACCTGGCGCCACTGCCTTGGCCGCGGCACCTGCGTCGGGGGTTGGCGCTGCGGCGTCTCCCGACGCGATTGCCCCCACGTCCGATGCCGAATTCGCCCGTATTTCCTCACACGAGCCGATGTACATCGCCTTCGGAAAGAACGGCGACACCAACGCGCGCTTCCAGCTAAGCTTCAAGTTCCACATTCTGAAGCCTGACAACCCGGCGTCGAAGTCCTTCCTCGACAATCTGTACTTCGGCTACACACAGTTGTCGATATGGGACCTGGAGGCTGAATCGGCACCATTTCGCGACTCCAACTACCGGCCCAGCCTGTTCTATTACATTCCCGATACCGGCGTGCGCGCTGGCTGGTTCTCTTCATTGGGCGTGGCCGCCGGTATCGAGCACGAGTCCAACGGCAAGGCCGGCGACGACTCTCGCAGCATCAACACCGTCTTCGTCAAGCCGATCCTCACGTTCGGCAATCCGTCGGAATATCACTGGACGGTGGCACCGAAGCTCTACGCCTATGTGGAGAAGAAGGACAATCCCGACATCCAGAATTACCGCGGCTACATGGATTTGCTCGTGCTATGGGGCAAACCGAACGGCTGGCAGGTCGGCGCCACTTTCCGCAAGGGCATGAAGCGCAACTACGGCAGCGTGGACGTGCAGGTGACCTACCCTCTGGGCAAGCTCATCCCGGGCACCGGCGGTTACATCTGGCTCGGGTACTTCACCGGCTACGGTGAAGACATGCTCGACTACAATCGCCATTCGCCGTCACAGGTTCGCATCGGCTACAGCGTGTTCCGCTGGTAA
- a CDS encoding DUF1289 domain-containing protein, with translation MSELHDRPDSPCIGVCSTLFDDVCKGCGRTAYEVSNWVFFTEAEKAAVWERITRDGTAMRFCDSSSTTSQT, from the coding sequence ATGTCCGAATTGCACGACCGTCCCGACAGCCCTTGCATTGGCGTTTGCTCGACACTTTTCGACGACGTCTGCAAAGGCTGCGGCCGCACCGCCTACGAAGTCTCCAACTGGGTGTTCTTCACCGAAGCGGAGAAGGCAGCGGTGTGGGAGCGCATCACCCGCGACGGCACGGCGATGCGCTTTTGCGACAGCAGTTCTACGACTTCGCAGACTTGA